The genomic interval ACCTGGTCATCTTCCAGATCCGCTGGTTTAGCGCCCCCTTGCGAATGATCCGGGTTTCCTTCAGCGAGACCCTGGGGGCCATCCGCGAGCGTACCTATGGCTTTGGCGGCCAGATTACCCCCTTCCAGGCCACCATGGTGGCCCTCTCCGCCACGGTGGGCACGGGGCACCTTTTGGGCATGCTGGCGGCGGTGCTCATAGGGGGTCCGGGGGCGGTCTTTTGGATGTGGCTGGGCTACTTTTTTGGTGCAGGTAGCAAGTTTGCCGAGGCCACCTTGGCGGTGCACTTCCGCCGCCGCTTTGCCGATGGGTCGGTTTCTGGCGGGCCCATGTACTACCTGTACCGGGGTCTTCCCAGGCTCCGCTTTCTGGCCTATTTCTTCGCCTTCTTCGCCGCGGTGGCCGCCTTTGGCATTGGCAACCTCTCCCAGGCCGGGGCGGTGGGGGGGGCTCTGGCCCCTTTAGGGGCGCCACCGGCTTTGGTGGGCCTTTTCCTGGCCCTCCTGGTGGGGGTGGTGCTGGGTGGGGGCATCGTGCGGGTGGCCCGGTTCGCCCAGGTGGTGGTACCCTTAAAGCTTCTCCTTTTCCTGGTGGCGGTGGTGCCCCTATTGGTGCTTTACGGGGCCCAGATCCCCGAGGCCTTGGCCCTGGTCTTCCGGGCGGCCTTCAGCCCGGAGGCGGCCTTGGGGGGAGCGGCGGGCTATAGCCTCTTCGCCGCCATCAACGCCGGGCTGGGCCGGGGCATCTTCGCCAACGAGGCGGGCTTGGGCTCTGCGCCCATCGCCCACGCCCAGGCCCAGGTGGACCACCCGGTGCGCCAGGGCTTCTGGGGGGTTACGGAGATGTTCATAAGCTTCCTGGTCACGAGCCTTACCGCCCTCACCTTCCTCGCCTCCGGGCTTTGGCGGGAGGGGGGGAGTGCGGCCGAGGCCGCCAGCGCCCTCTTCCAA from Thermus caldifontis carries:
- a CDS encoding alanine/glycine:cation symporter family protein; translated protein: MDILTLNEYLNRIVYGFPMKLFFLLVGAYLVIFQIRWFSAPLRMIRVSFSETLGAIRERTYGFGGQITPFQATMVALSATVGTGHLLGMLAAVLIGGPGAVFWMWLGYFFGAGSKFAEATLAVHFRRRFADGSVSGGPMYYLYRGLPRLRFLAYFFAFFAAVAAFGIGNLSQAGAVGGALAPLGAPPALVGLFLALLVGVVLGGGIVRVARFAQVVVPLKLLLFLVAVVPLLVLYGAQIPEALALVFRAAFSPEAALGGAAGYSLFAAINAGLGRGIFANEAGLGSAPIAHAQAQVDHPVRQGFWGVTEMFISFLVTSLTALTFLASGLWREGGSAAEAASALFQAHPLGGFILAVTVAVFALGTMVSWGFYGEEAAAFLFGEGIRWPYRLTFAVLAFVGPLGGLEAFLAISDTLNGFMAIPNLLGLLLLGPVVGRLVYGFFRGEPWIPPR